A window from Micromonospora profundi encodes these proteins:
- a CDS encoding extracellular solute-binding protein, translating into MAVQSRSGAGPDDPRKRRIDVWLTDPTKWATDAVDVALSAADEFNQAHPEYHVVITRFDFQQMPAEVARAVEQGATPHVVEYHDAVTRVALDTLGPDGSPLFTAIGPAIAGRAEILGEPVVLGDMMPAIRDYFGYAGEQMSLPRTASTMVLFANMDLLARARVAEPPRTWREVTAACQALAKVPGGPAHGIAWPNFYWPFLQAAAQQGALIADHDNGRSGRAERVDLASTAMLAFVEWWRRLHRDGHFRYSGELRDFPDCFAAFENQEVAFMLSSSVDASHMLRRGERNGFTVGLGPLPHNDEVPLAGNVLGGMSLWLAAGLDPIEQDGALAFMQHLENPRNAAVWAREHYRIPVTRTAADLLDREGRPPHLRVAGDQLESADGSPAALGPLLGGHAEIMSELTGAMHDVLTGGAEPVARFREANTRAQKILDAYNAYCAGPPRRSPDLLAVSI; encoded by the coding sequence ATGGCAGTTCAATCCCGTTCCGGTGCCGGTCCGGACGACCCGCGGAAGAGGAGAATCGATGTCTGGCTGACGGATCCGACCAAATGGGCGACGGACGCGGTGGACGTCGCCCTGTCGGCGGCGGACGAGTTCAACCAGGCGCACCCGGAATATCACGTCGTCATCACGCGGTTCGACTTCCAGCAGATGCCGGCCGAGGTGGCCCGGGCGGTCGAGCAGGGCGCCACCCCGCACGTCGTCGAATACCACGACGCCGTCACCCGGGTCGCGCTCGACACCCTCGGGCCGGACGGATCGCCGCTGTTCACGGCCATCGGCCCAGCCATCGCCGGACGCGCCGAGATACTCGGCGAGCCCGTGGTGCTGGGCGACATGATGCCGGCGATCCGCGACTACTTCGGCTACGCCGGCGAGCAGATGTCGCTGCCCCGCACGGCCTCCACCATGGTGCTCTTCGCCAACATGGACCTGCTGGCCAGGGCTCGCGTGGCCGAGCCGCCGCGCACTTGGCGCGAGGTCACCGCGGCCTGTCAGGCGCTCGCGAAGGTTCCCGGCGGCCCTGCGCACGGCATCGCCTGGCCCAACTTCTACTGGCCCTTCCTGCAGGCGGCCGCGCAGCAGGGCGCGCTGATCGCCGATCACGACAACGGCCGGTCGGGCCGGGCCGAGCGGGTCGACCTGGCCTCGACCGCGATGCTCGCCTTCGTCGAGTGGTGGCGGCGCCTGCACCGCGACGGTCACTTCCGCTACTCGGGTGAGCTGCGGGATTTCCCGGACTGCTTCGCCGCGTTCGAGAATCAGGAGGTGGCATTCATGCTCAGCTCCTCCGTCGACGCCTCGCACATGCTACGGCGAGGAGAGCGGAACGGATTCACCGTCGGGTTGGGCCCGCTGCCGCACAACGACGAGGTGCCGCTGGCCGGGAACGTCCTGGGTGGCATGTCGCTCTGGCTTGCCGCCGGCCTCGACCCGATCGAGCAGGACGGCGCGCTGGCCTTCATGCAGCACCTGGAGAACCCGCGCAACGCCGCTGTCTGGGCCCGCGAACACTACCGCATCCCGGTCACCCGGACGGCCGCCGACCTGCTCGACCGGGAGGGCCGGCCCCCGCACCTGCGGGTGGCCGGCGACCAGCTCGAATCGGCGGACGGCTCCCCGGCGGCGCTCGGGCCCCTGCTCGGTGGGCACGCCGAGATCATGAGCGAGCTGACCGGCGCGATGCATGATGTCCTGACCGGCGGGGCCGAGCCGGTTGCCCGGTTCCGCGAGGCGAACACGCGGGCACAGAAGATCCTCGACGCCTACAACGCGTACTGCGCCGGGCCGCCGCGGCGCAGCCCCGACCTGCTGGCCGTCAGCATCTGA
- a CDS encoding enoyl-CoA hydratase/isomerase family protein: MSAPVTPAIPVVPDRLRAEVRDAAARLEDLVAALPAPAERGPDQRALAAEAHERARAARRRLLAVQADRLGREVVGPGRYRSLTDMAYDLADIVPGLAPSRAEMEVERGRRQSAKEGLEVDQGIVYSALFGSSVGVDLLRSQRSPTADACARLPEFQRTAVLEMSVVSVRRTDGVAEITVANERYLNAEDAVLGHELEVAVDLALLDPGVRVGLVRGGVMKHPRYAGRRVFCPGINLTLLCAGQIPFLGFVLQREVGYLSKIRRGLWDPGQADDPAARGGKPWVAVIDEFAIGGGLQLMLTFDYVISSDTAYFTLPAAREGIVPGAANLRLGRALGARLARQMLLGGRRIDARDPLATLLCDAVVGEDAVDGAVERAVRALDSPAVVANRHMLTASEEPEDQFRSYVAEFAEVQARRLYSPDVLHRLEQQWTKRQH; encoded by the coding sequence GTGAGCGCACCCGTCACCCCCGCGATCCCCGTCGTCCCCGACCGGTTGCGGGCCGAGGTCCGAGACGCCGCCGCGCGCCTGGAAGACCTGGTGGCGGCCCTGCCCGCGCCAGCCGAGCGCGGCCCGGACCAGCGGGCCCTGGCTGCCGAGGCCCATGAGCGCGCGCGGGCGGCGAGGCGCCGGCTGCTGGCCGTTCAGGCGGACCGGCTCGGCCGGGAGGTGGTGGGGCCGGGCCGGTACCGGTCCCTGACCGACATGGCCTACGACCTGGCCGACATCGTTCCCGGCCTGGCTCCGAGCCGGGCGGAGATGGAGGTCGAGCGTGGCCGCCGCCAGAGCGCCAAGGAGGGCCTCGAGGTCGATCAGGGCATCGTCTACTCCGCCCTGTTCGGATCGAGCGTAGGCGTCGACCTGCTGCGCTCCCAGCGGAGCCCGACGGCCGACGCGTGCGCGCGACTGCCCGAGTTCCAGCGGACCGCCGTCCTGGAGATGTCGGTGGTGTCGGTGCGGCGGACGGACGGGGTGGCCGAGATAACCGTGGCCAACGAGCGTTACCTCAACGCCGAGGACGCGGTGCTCGGCCATGAGCTGGAAGTCGCGGTGGACCTGGCCCTGCTCGATCCGGGCGTGCGCGTGGGCCTGGTGCGCGGCGGCGTCATGAAGCACCCGCGCTACGCCGGCCGGCGGGTCTTCTGCCCGGGCATCAACCTGACCCTGCTGTGCGCCGGGCAGATCCCGTTCCTGGGTTTCGTCCTGCAGCGCGAGGTCGGCTATCTGAGCAAGATCCGGCGTGGCCTGTGGGATCCCGGGCAGGCGGACGACCCAGCGGCCCGGGGAGGCAAACCGTGGGTGGCGGTGATCGACGAGTTCGCCATCGGCGGCGGCCTGCAGCTGATGCTGACGTTCGACTACGTGATCAGCTCGGACACGGCCTACTTCACGTTGCCGGCGGCGCGCGAGGGCATCGTGCCCGGCGCCGCCAACCTCCGGCTCGGTCGCGCCCTCGGCGCCCGCCTGGCTCGGCAGATGCTGCTGGGCGGCCGGCGGATCGACGCCCGCGACCCGCTGGCGACACTGCTCTGCGACGCCGTGGTGGGCGAGGACGCCGTCGACGGCGCGGTCGAGCGGGCGGTCCGCGCCCTGGACAGCCCGGCCGTGGTGGCCAACCGGCACATGCTCACGGCCTCCGAGGAACCCGAGGACCAGTTCCGGAGCTATGTCGCCGAGTTCGCCGAGGTGCAGGCGCGGCGCCTGTACAGCCCGGACGTACTGCATCGGTTGGAGCAGCAGTGGACGAAACGGCAACACTGA
- a CDS encoding MbtH family protein — protein MTNPFEDTDAQYLVLVNDEGQYSLWPATIAVPQGWATAYGESSRAGCLQYVEEHWTDMRPQSLIDAERG, from the coding sequence ATGACGAACCCGTTCGAGGACACCGACGCGCAGTACCTCGTGCTCGTGAACGACGAGGGTCAGTACAGCCTGTGGCCGGCGACCATCGCCGTGCCCCAGGGCTGGGCCACGGCGTACGGGGAAAGCTCCCGTGCCGGCTGCCTGCAGTACGTGGAGGAGCACTGGACCGACATGCGGCCCCAGAGCCTGATCGACGCCGAACGCGGCTGA
- a CDS encoding non-ribosomal peptide synthetase, translating into MSEQIRVNRLALYRAEQTAFWAGGLQHSRAVLVEGAIDPATVAAACAGLRRRHAALRQRFDDTGGEPRLVPDDGGPPEVVAGATRSLVTALAEAAADASSAFELRERPGFRVGVYPVEGDRTLVVLTLHAAVGGRSAAARLLWELGGQPAPPLAVSHDGTTASEARQPIAWPTSRGRGRSRGRSITTAWSLGDGDTVLLQRFAADVGVPVASVLRCALRVLLFRETGERDILIGSPRPGHIGEAAVTPEDIQILPHALGPRIPGAEAVRAEHAATAHPIHHPDALDLLLSRASRPERHAGAELQVGFRDTGTGPATWAGRVACDVDLPAAHSPYELELEVALRGDLIAGAWRGAAGLFDEQTLERMGRSYTTLIRELVRNPAGPIGDLDVIHPDDQARLAAWEAPTPSVSGGRTVVDLVGEWIGRTPGEPAVILADAVHTYRELDDAASRIAAALRALALPPASPVGILVARRVELPAILLGVARAGRAAVPMDPSHPVERLAHIVGDSGCGAVIGDGALPDDQVSALGAPVIPLSGLLAADPEPDAGRPRPDSLAYVLYTSGSTGRPKGVGVTHRGLANCLVATRELLDFRPGRSLLAVTTISFDIAMLELYLALTSGGRTILATTAQARSGPQLQAVLARHRPDIMQATPMTWHILFATGWPGDPGLTVSCGGDVVSPELASRLTACTREFWHTYGPTEASMYAVCERLPREPQTSIVPVGRPLPGVWLRICDAAGRQVPPGVIGELHIGGVGVARGYVGAPGPTAERFVPDPTCAGGRLYRTGDLARWRADGRLELRGRNDRQVKIRGHRIEPDEIESVLGRHPEIAYAAIVVTGHDSGSKRIVAFLQPRQPEPGPDLVTRVSAHARQALPAYMMPSSYALMGAMPLTSTGKVDRAALARIRPPRPNGAAADREAPPLMREPLAADVRPLRWTGREDRPVLALLRGDEAWPTEAVAEFERWFRVAILDGSGGNARDVAARLATLEAPGAAVVLAWGDLVAVAVEAAHELRERIGVAPRVLAVEPTGPPRPDRRPKGIISRDRELLREWRDADLVLLALDPGAAMDWSLLASAVAGTG; encoded by the coding sequence ATGAGCGAGCAGATCCGGGTCAACCGGCTCGCGCTCTACCGGGCCGAGCAGACCGCTTTCTGGGCCGGCGGCCTGCAGCACAGCCGGGCCGTCCTGGTCGAGGGTGCGATCGATCCGGCCACGGTGGCCGCGGCGTGTGCCGGCCTGCGCCGTCGCCACGCCGCGCTGCGGCAGCGTTTCGACGACACCGGCGGAGAGCCGCGGCTTGTCCCGGACGACGGCGGGCCACCGGAGGTCGTCGCCGGTGCCACGCGATCGCTGGTCACCGCGCTCGCCGAGGCCGCGGCCGACGCGAGTTCTGCTTTCGAGCTGCGCGAGCGACCCGGGTTCCGGGTCGGTGTGTACCCGGTGGAGGGGGACCGGACGCTGGTGGTCCTGACCCTGCACGCCGCGGTGGGTGGCCGATCCGCGGCCGCACGGCTGCTCTGGGAGCTGGGCGGGCAGCCGGCGCCGCCCCTCGCCGTGTCGCACGACGGCACGACCGCCAGCGAGGCGCGTCAGCCGATCGCCTGGCCCACCAGCCGCGGACGCGGACGCAGCCGTGGTCGATCGATCACGACGGCGTGGTCGTTGGGGGACGGCGACACCGTGCTCCTGCAACGGTTCGCCGCCGACGTGGGCGTTCCGGTCGCCTCCGTCCTGCGGTGTGCCCTGCGCGTGCTGCTCTTCCGCGAGACCGGCGAGCGCGACATCCTGATCGGCTCGCCCCGGCCCGGCCACATCGGCGAGGCCGCCGTCACACCCGAGGACATCCAGATCCTCCCGCACGCCCTCGGCCCGCGGATTCCGGGTGCCGAGGCGGTCCGGGCCGAACACGCGGCGACGGCCCACCCGATCCACCACCCCGACGCACTGGACCTGTTGCTGTCCCGAGCATCGCGGCCGGAACGGCACGCCGGGGCCGAACTTCAGGTCGGCTTCCGCGACACGGGCACCGGGCCGGCGACCTGGGCCGGCCGGGTGGCATGCGACGTCGATCTGCCGGCCGCGCACTCGCCGTACGAGCTCGAGCTCGAGGTCGCCCTGCGGGGCGACCTGATCGCCGGGGCGTGGCGCGGTGCGGCCGGGCTGTTCGACGAGCAGACCCTGGAGCGGATGGGACGCAGCTACACCACCCTGATCCGGGAGCTTGTCAGGAACCCGGCCGGGCCGATCGGCGACCTTGACGTGATCCACCCGGACGACCAGGCGCGACTGGCGGCGTGGGAGGCGCCGACCCCGTCCGTCAGCGGTGGCCGCACGGTGGTCGACCTGGTCGGCGAGTGGATCGGCCGGACGCCCGGCGAGCCGGCGGTGATCCTGGCCGACGCCGTCCACACCTACCGGGAGCTGGACGACGCGGCGAGCCGGATCGCCGCCGCGTTGCGAGCGCTGGCGCTCCCGCCCGCGTCGCCGGTCGGTATCCTCGTGGCTCGCCGGGTCGAGCTGCCGGCGATCCTGCTCGGCGTCGCCCGAGCCGGCCGGGCCGCCGTGCCGATGGATCCGAGCCACCCGGTCGAGCGTCTGGCCCACATCGTCGGCGACAGCGGATGCGGGGCGGTGATCGGCGACGGTGCGCTGCCCGACGATCAGGTGAGCGCGCTCGGTGCTCCCGTGATCCCGTTGTCCGGCCTGCTGGCGGCCGACCCCGAGCCGGACGCAGGACGGCCGCGCCCGGACTCGCTCGCGTACGTGCTCTACACCTCGGGGTCGACCGGCCGTCCCAAGGGCGTCGGAGTGACCCACCGCGGCCTGGCCAACTGCCTGGTGGCCACCCGGGAACTGCTCGACTTCCGGCCCGGACGGTCGTTGCTGGCGGTGACCACGATCTCCTTCGACATCGCGATGCTGGAGTTGTATCTCGCGCTGACCAGCGGCGGGCGGACGATCCTGGCCACCACCGCCCAAGCCCGGAGCGGCCCGCAGTTGCAGGCCGTGCTGGCCCGTCATCGGCCCGACATCATGCAGGCCACGCCGATGACGTGGCACATCCTGTTCGCCACGGGCTGGCCGGGGGATCCAGGTCTGACCGTGTCGTGCGGCGGCGACGTCGTCTCACCCGAACTGGCCAGCCGCCTGACCGCCTGCACCAGGGAGTTCTGGCACACGTACGGGCCCACCGAGGCCTCCATGTACGCCGTGTGCGAGCGGCTGCCACGGGAACCGCAGACGTCGATCGTGCCGGTCGGCCGCCCGCTGCCCGGCGTGTGGCTGCGGATCTGCGACGCCGCGGGGCGGCAGGTGCCGCCGGGCGTCATCGGTGAGCTGCACATCGGCGGCGTCGGCGTCGCGCGGGGCTATGTCGGCGCGCCCGGGCCGACCGCCGAGCGCTTCGTGCCCGACCCCACCTGCGCGGGCGGCCGGCTCTACCGCACCGGCGACCTGGCCCGGTGGCGCGCCGACGGCCGGCTGGAACTGCGGGGGCGCAACGATCGCCAGGTCAAGATCCGCGGACATCGGATCGAGCCGGACGAGATCGAGAGCGTCCTCGGCCGTCACCCCGAGATCGCGTACGCCGCGATCGTGGTGACCGGCCACGACAGCGGCAGCAAACGCATCGTGGCGTTCCTCCAGCCCCGGCAACCGGAGCCCGGCCCGGACCTGGTGACCCGGGTCTCCGCGCACGCCCGGCAGGCGCTACCGGCATACATGATGCCGTCCTCGTACGCGCTGATGGGCGCGATGCCGCTGACCAGCACCGGCAAGGTCGACCGGGCGGCCCTGGCCCGGATTCGGCCCCCGCGGCCGAACGGCGCCGCGGCGGACCGCGAGGCCCCGCCGCTCATGCGGGAACCGCTCGCCGCCGACGTCCGGCCGCTGCGCTGGACCGGCCGCGAGGACCGGCCCGTGCTGGCGTTGCTGCGTGGCGACGAGGCCTGGCCGACCGAGGCCGTGGCCGAGTTCGAGCGCTGGTTCCGGGTGGCGATTCTCGACGGCTCCGGTGGTAACGCGCGGGACGTGGCCGCTCGGCTGGCCACCCTCGAAGCGCCGGGCGCCGCCGTGGTGCTGGCCTGGGGCGATCTGGTGGCGGTGGCGGTCGAGGCGGCCCACGAACTGCGTGAGCGCATCGGCGTCGCGCCGAGGGTGCTGGCGGTGGAGCCGACGGGACCGCCCCGACCGGATCGCCGTCCAAAGGGGATCATCAGCCGCGACCGCGAGCTGCTTCGCGAGTGGCGGGACGCTGATCTCGTCCTGCTGGCCCTGGACCCCGGCGCGGCGATGGACTGGTCGCTCCTGGCGTCCGCGGTCGCCGGGACGGGCTGA
- a CDS encoding aminotransferase-like domain-containing protein, which translates to MDETATLTSGARLHVDDLHRSVSSRQVAAMTFLNEIVAEFPAAISFAPGAPYEPFFADIEVGPLLDTFAAARRAAGLSPETVRRHLFQYGPSKGIINDLVAAALRADEAMDVQPDAIVMTVGCQEALFLTLLTLHPPGSVLAVPDPSYVGVTAAADALNIPVHPVPDDGAGPDLVALRAAAARERTAGRRLRALYVSPDFANPSGSRLTLAARHRLLETAADLDLIVIEDNPYAFTAAADDRLPSLKSLDREGRVVHTGTFSKVAVPGARVGYVVADQWVESRLGPPVRLAAMIAAGKNAVTLNTSPLAQAVIGGLLIEHGGSLAALGRHKAEQLRSNRAVLLERLVHHFGEPDRPDARVRWQAPEGGYFVQMELPVEADDALLRYSAETFGVLWTPMRGFYLGAGGERRIRLSCSALEHTEIVDGAARLVGFVGALPGNRR; encoded by the coding sequence GTGGACGAAACGGCAACACTGACCTCCGGAGCCCGCCTGCACGTCGACGACCTGCATCGCAGCGTGTCGAGCCGGCAGGTCGCGGCCATGACCTTCCTCAACGAGATCGTGGCCGAGTTCCCCGCGGCGATCTCGTTCGCACCGGGCGCCCCGTACGAGCCCTTCTTCGCCGACATCGAGGTCGGTCCGCTGCTGGACACCTTCGCCGCGGCCCGGCGGGCCGCCGGGCTCAGCCCGGAGACGGTGCGCCGGCACCTGTTCCAGTACGGCCCGAGCAAGGGAATCATCAACGATCTGGTCGCCGCCGCGCTGCGGGCCGACGAGGCGATGGACGTCCAGCCCGACGCGATCGTCATGACTGTCGGCTGTCAGGAGGCGTTGTTCCTTACCCTGCTCACGCTGCACCCGCCGGGCTCCGTCCTGGCGGTTCCCGATCCGTCGTACGTCGGTGTGACCGCCGCCGCCGACGCGCTGAACATCCCGGTCCACCCGGTGCCCGACGACGGCGCCGGCCCGGACCTGGTCGCTCTCCGCGCGGCGGCGGCGCGGGAGAGGACGGCCGGCCGTCGCCTCCGCGCGCTGTATGTCTCGCCCGACTTCGCCAACCCGTCCGGCAGCCGGCTCACCCTGGCCGCCCGGCACCGGCTGCTGGAGACGGCCGCGGACCTCGACCTGATCGTGATCGAGGACAACCCGTACGCGTTCACGGCCGCCGCAGATGATCGGCTTCCCAGCCTCAAGTCGCTCGACCGCGAGGGCCGCGTCGTGCACACCGGAACCTTCTCGAAGGTCGCGGTGCCGGGCGCCCGGGTGGGTTACGTGGTCGCCGACCAGTGGGTCGAGTCGCGCCTCGGTCCGCCGGTGCGCCTGGCCGCCATGATCGCAGCCGGCAAGAACGCGGTCACCCTCAACACCTCCCCGCTGGCCCAGGCGGTGATCGGCGGGCTCCTGATCGAGCACGGCGGTTCCCTCGCCGCGCTCGGCCGGCACAAGGCGGAGCAGCTGCGGAGCAACCGGGCCGTCCTGCTCGAACGGCTCGTCCACCATTTCGGCGAGCCGGACCGGCCCGACGCCCGAGTTCGCTGGCAGGCGCCCGAGGGTGGCTACTTCGTGCAGATGGAGCTCCCAGTCGAGGCCGACGACGCGCTGTTGCGCTACTCCGCGGAGACGTTCGGTGTGCTCTGGACCCCGATGCGTGGCTTCTACCTCGGCGCGGGCGGGGAACGCCGGATCCGGCTGTCCTGTTCCGCTCTGGAGCACACGGAGATCGTCGACGGCGCCGCCCGGCTGGTTGGCTTCGTCGGCGCGCTGCCCGGGAACCGCCGATGA
- a CDS encoding SgcJ/EcaC family oxidoreductase, which yields MSTAPAIPGTDRADITAVPARMVAAWAAHDADAFADLFAPDGTLILPGVYQKGRDQIREFMATAYAGRYRGTRVTGSPIDVKVLGDGAVAVLTEGGVLAPGETELSDEAAIRASWILVKREGRWQLAVYQNCPRD from the coding sequence ATGTCCACCGCACCGGCCATTCCCGGCACCGACAGGGCCGATATCACGGCGGTTCCCGCGCGCATGGTAGCGGCGTGGGCCGCCCACGACGCCGATGCCTTCGCCGACCTGTTCGCACCGGACGGGACGCTGATCCTGCCGGGCGTCTACCAGAAGGGGCGCGACCAGATCCGGGAGTTCATGGCCACGGCGTACGCGGGGCGGTACCGGGGCACGCGCGTCACCGGATCGCCGATCGACGTCAAGGTGCTCGGGGACGGCGCGGTCGCGGTGCTCACCGAGGGCGGCGTGCTGGCGCCCGGCGAGACCGAGCTGTCGGACGAGGCGGCCATCCGGGCCTCGTGGATTCTCGTCAAGCGCGAGGGCCGGTGGCAGCTTGCGGTCTACCAGAACTGCCCGCGGGACTGA
- a CDS encoding acyl-CoA dehydrogenase family protein, with the protein MTANTDTVERHASASSEAGITGDQMIARAEAMVDELIERQAETEARGFYAEDTHERFARNGFYRILVPRRYGGYELGIDTFFRVCVTLARGCGSTGWMFGLGTSHGQVAASIFGERAQEEMFAGGDFICPGTAIPRGTAVPAAGGGWTVNGTWSYCSGSPYGTHFMGHSMLPAEDGKPPTQLLFVAPRSQWKRLDDWGQQLGMRGSGSHGITMENVHIPPHMGLPGVQLVQYDATAGTPGRTLHGNPEYGGGPLAFINFLNCSIMVGMARGALDAYEHLLRERTTLVPPVVPRYLDPDYQVWYGEAVGMIGTAEAALMNAVQQWHDAAVRGPSAVTPELDLRLSAISRHVATTAWTAVEGIILPTAGSSAIRHGERLERVWRDLSTLRTHAGLSILLPTIAMRELAKSVVR; encoded by the coding sequence ATGACCGCGAACACAGACACCGTCGAACGGCACGCCTCCGCCTCCTCCGAAGCCGGCATCACCGGGGACCAGATGATCGCGCGTGCCGAGGCGATGGTCGACGAGCTCATCGAGCGGCAGGCCGAGACGGAGGCCCGCGGCTTCTACGCGGAGGACACCCACGAGCGCTTCGCCCGCAACGGCTTCTACCGCATTCTGGTGCCGCGCCGGTACGGCGGTTACGAGCTCGGGATCGATACCTTCTTCCGGGTCTGCGTCACCCTGGCACGCGGCTGCGGCTCGACCGGCTGGATGTTCGGCCTCGGGACCTCGCACGGGCAGGTCGCCGCCTCCATCTTCGGCGAACGGGCACAGGAGGAGATGTTCGCCGGCGGCGACTTCATCTGCCCCGGCACCGCCATCCCCAGGGGTACGGCGGTGCCCGCGGCCGGCGGCGGCTGGACGGTCAACGGCACCTGGTCCTACTGCTCCGGATCGCCGTACGGGACGCACTTCATGGGGCACTCGATGCTGCCCGCGGAGGACGGGAAGCCCCCCACCCAGCTGCTGTTCGTCGCCCCGCGCAGCCAGTGGAAGCGGCTGGACGACTGGGGACAGCAGCTGGGCATGCGGGGCAGCGGCTCGCACGGCATCACGATGGAGAACGTCCACATCCCGCCGCACATGGGACTGCCCGGCGTGCAGCTGGTCCAGTACGACGCGACGGCGGGCACCCCGGGGCGGACCCTGCACGGCAATCCGGAGTACGGCGGCGGCCCGCTCGCGTTCATCAACTTCCTCAACTGCTCCATCATGGTGGGCATGGCGAGGGGAGCGCTCGACGCGTACGAGCATCTGCTGCGCGAGCGCACGACGCTGGTCCCGCCGGTGGTGCCCCGCTATCTGGACCCGGACTATCAGGTCTGGTACGGCGAAGCCGTGGGAATGATCGGCACCGCCGAGGCCGCGCTGATGAACGCCGTCCAGCAGTGGCATGACGCGGCCGTCCGAGGGCCGTCCGCGGTGACCCCGGAACTGGACCTGCGCCTCTCGGCCATCAGCCGGCACGTCGCCACGACGGCCTGGACGGCGGTGGAGGGGATCATCCTGCCCACCGCCGGGTCGAGTGCGATCCGCCACGGCGAGCGCCTGGAGCGCGTGTGGCGGGACCTGTCCACGTTGCGTACCCACGCCGGCCTGTCGATCCTGCTGCCGACGATCGCCATGCGCGAGCTCGCCAAGAGCGTCGTCCGCTGA